Proteins from one Halovivax limisalsi genomic window:
- a CDS encoding type II toxin-antitoxin system VapC family toxin: protein MIQDTSFIIDLLRGDENAKRLLDIVEKESRPQKVSSVTVLELYEGVARSQAPETKRERILDVLETKHVVSADQAVMRKAGKLSGELINGGTQIEREDCIIAATALLNDEPVITRNTNHFNRVDALEVRSY from the coding sequence ATGATTCAGGATACATCGTTTATCATCGATTTGTTACGTGGTGACGAAAACGCAAAACGGCTTCTCGACATCGTCGAGAAGGAATCACGGCCACAGAAAGTATCCTCCGTAACGGTGCTCGAGCTCTACGAGGGTGTCGCCCGCTCACAAGCGCCGGAAACCAAACGAGAACGTATCCTCGACGTACTGGAAACGAAGCACGTGGTAAGTGCCGACCAGGCCGTAATGCGAAAAGCCGGGAAACTCTCCGGTGAACTAATCAACGGTGGCACGCAGATCGAGCGGGAGGATTGTATCATCGCAGCAACGGCCCTCCTGAACGACGAGCCGGTTATTACGAGAAATACGAACCATTTCAATCGTGTCGATGCCCTCGAAGTGCGGTCGTACTAG
- a CDS encoding ABC transporter substrate-binding protein, translating to MEETATTSRAPTRREWLTYGSATVGGLLAGCTGGSEPENETTDPEAGPTDETDERTTPAEDSHSATLAPAGEVTLESTPEDIFTMLGHHADMVLALGRSDDMNAVFAPGYHEGLYRKLVHHFDGVSVDWDGLYDSWQPKKEKLYDLDSDVHIADPAKVATADGWDDSDVRDVAETVAPWFGNTLSGTHRTPPEGWRDQYEYYTLWEIFGSVAQLLDERDRYEALSSVHESMVQTIEENLPPEDERPTAALVLFSTSEDDTGWGYKLNHPGYYAAHTRPMGVTDTLAKAFGAGYGESGRNMPFDYELLLEADPDVLLVLGAMTEYFDLDQIRANLENHEVASELTAVTEGNVYAQGARRQGPILNLFQLEMTAKQLYPEQFGEWPGYENGDPYPEIPEEEQLFDRDRVGEIVGEGA from the coding sequence ATGGAGGAAACAGCGACGACGTCCCGGGCACCGACGCGACGAGAGTGGCTGACGTACGGCAGCGCGACCGTCGGCGGCCTGCTCGCCGGCTGCACCGGCGGCTCCGAGCCGGAGAACGAGACGACGGACCCCGAAGCGGGACCGACCGACGAGACGGACGAAAGGACCACGCCCGCGGAGGACTCCCACTCGGCCACGCTCGCGCCGGCAGGCGAGGTGACGCTCGAGTCGACGCCAGAAGACATCTTCACGATGTTGGGCCACCACGCCGACATGGTGCTGGCGCTCGGCCGGAGCGACGACATGAATGCGGTGTTCGCGCCGGGCTACCACGAGGGATTGTATCGGAAGTTGGTCCACCATTTCGACGGGGTGTCGGTCGATTGGGACGGGTTGTACGACTCGTGGCAACCGAAGAAGGAGAAACTGTACGATCTCGACAGCGACGTCCACATCGCCGACCCGGCGAAGGTCGCGACCGCCGACGGATGGGACGACAGCGACGTGCGAGACGTTGCAGAAACCGTCGCGCCGTGGTTCGGAAACACGCTCAGTGGCACTCACCGGACGCCCCCGGAGGGCTGGAGGGACCAATACGAGTACTACACGCTGTGGGAGATCTTCGGTTCGGTCGCACAACTGCTCGACGAACGGGATCGGTACGAAGCGCTCTCGTCCGTCCACGAGTCGATGGTGCAAACCATCGAGGAGAACCTCCCGCCGGAGGACGAGCGGCCGACCGCGGCGCTGGTGTTGTTCTCGACGTCGGAGGACGATACGGGGTGGGGCTACAAGCTGAACCATCCGGGCTACTACGCCGCACACACGCGTCCGATGGGGGTCACGGACACGCTGGCAAAGGCCTTCGGAGCGGGATACGGCGAGAGCGGGCGAAACATGCCGTTCGACTACGAACTGCTCCTCGAGGCGGACCCGGACGTGTTACTCGTCCTCGGTGCGATGACGGAGTACTTCGACCTCGATCAGATCAGGGCGAACCTGGAGAACCACGAGGTCGCCAGCGAACTCACCGCCGTCACGGAGGGCAACGTCTACGCCCAGGGCGCGCGGCGACAGGGACCGATCCTCAACCTGTTCCAGCTGGAGATGACCGCCAAACAGCTCTACCCCGAGCAGTTCGGCGAGTGGCCCGGCTACGAGAACGGCGACCCGTATCCCGAGATTCCCGAGGAAGAACAGTTATTCGATCGTGATCGCGTCGGGGAGATCGTCGGCGAGGGTGCGTAG
- a CDS encoding chorismate mutase produces the protein MTPPDEPTEPNASDMSLAELREEIEEIDQELVQLIARRTYVADTIARVKAEEDLPTTDEDQEDRVMERAGENAARFDVDSNLVKAIFRLLIELNKVEQRENR, from the coding sequence ATGACACCCCCAGACGAGCCCACGGAACCGAACGCATCGGACATGAGCCTCGCGGAACTGCGCGAGGAGATCGAAGAGATCGACCAGGAACTCGTCCAGTTGATCGCCAGGCGCACCTACGTCGCCGATACGATCGCCCGGGTCAAAGCCGAGGAGGACCTCCCCACGACCGACGAGGATCAGGAGGATCGAGTGATGGAGCGAGCCGGCGAGAACGCGGCCCGCTTCGACGTCGATTCGAACCTCGTGAAAGCCATCTTCCGCCTCCTGATAGAACTGAACAAGGTCGAACAGCGGGAGAATCGGTAG
- a CDS encoding antitoxin VapB family protein has product MATKTISLDEEAYERLKARKKEGESFSETVKRLAGERSWNEVAGILSETEATDLESAIEEGRTRSKERSNRLTAELDEAVDNGKAE; this is encoded by the coding sequence ATGGCAACGAAAACGATTTCACTCGACGAAGAAGCCTACGAGCGGTTGAAGGCTCGAAAGAAGGAAGGAGAGAGTTTCAGTGAAACCGTCAAACGCCTCGCAGGAGAACGGTCCTGGAATGAAGTCGCAGGGATCCTCTCCGAGACGGAGGCTACGGACCTCGAAAGCGCTATCGAGGAGGGGCGCACTCGGTCCAAAGAACGGAGTAACCGCCTCACAGCGGAGCTCGACGAAGCAGTTGATAACGGGAAGGCGGAATGA
- the glnA2 gene encoding gamma-glutamylputrescine synthetase: MESQTIRERCERADVKLVRLLYVGNDGVIHGHSIERSHLADALESGVPVPKLVQSFNALGQRIKDARFDAVGEVRLVPDRSTFRVLDHEARVAAVCCTLQEMDGDAAWSAGPRAALERLVSSLENDGAVPSLALESEFHVYASADGGQPDGDRGLYTTDGMRHSHDVVLDIIDALESQGIEVKKHVAEYAPGQNEIVTGHRDGVAAVDDYVFLRETVAGVADSHDLETTFLPHPFEATTNGCHVHLSLWDEATETNRFAPSSADEPLSRMGRHFVGGILDHCSALLALTSPTVNSYVRLQPQAGAAAYSCWGIGNREAAVRVPEVPSDERDAATRIEFRPADNTANPYLSVLGLLAAGRDGIRNETEPGEALDADPGNCDDERLAERGIRRLPTTLGEALDALADDDVLEAAMGTRLFESYLAVKRSEWEAFTASAATWERQTLRQTF, from the coding sequence ATGGAGAGCCAGACGATACGGGAGCGCTGCGAGCGGGCCGACGTGAAACTCGTCCGACTGCTGTACGTCGGCAACGACGGCGTGATTCACGGCCACTCGATCGAACGCTCCCACCTGGCGGACGCGCTCGAGTCCGGGGTCCCGGTGCCGAAACTGGTCCAGTCGTTCAACGCGCTCGGCCAGCGCATCAAGGACGCCCGGTTCGACGCCGTGGGCGAGGTACGACTGGTTCCGGACCGGTCGACGTTCCGCGTCCTCGACCACGAAGCGCGCGTCGCCGCGGTCTGCTGTACGCTGCAAGAGATGGACGGCGACGCGGCGTGGTCGGCCGGTCCGCGCGCGGCGCTCGAGCGACTCGTCTCGTCGCTCGAGAACGACGGCGCGGTGCCGTCGCTCGCGCTGGAGAGCGAATTCCACGTCTACGCGTCGGCGGACGGCGGACAACCCGACGGCGACCGTGGTCTCTACACGACCGACGGCATGCGACACTCCCACGACGTCGTCCTCGACATCATCGACGCGCTCGAATCGCAGGGAATCGAGGTGAAGAAGCACGTCGCGGAGTACGCCCCCGGCCAGAACGAGATCGTCACGGGCCACCGGGACGGCGTCGCTGCGGTAGACGACTACGTCTTCCTCCGCGAGACCGTCGCGGGCGTGGCCGACTCGCACGACCTCGAGACGACGTTCCTGCCCCACCCCTTCGAGGCGACGACGAACGGCTGTCACGTCCACCTGTCGCTGTGGGACGAGGCGACCGAGACGAACCGCTTCGCACCGAGTTCCGCGGACGAGCCCCTGAGCCGAATGGGGCGCCACTTCGTCGGCGGGATCCTCGATCACTGCTCGGCCCTGCTCGCGCTCACGTCGCCGACGGTGAACTCGTACGTCCGCCTTCAGCCCCAGGCAGGTGCGGCGGCCTACAGCTGTTGGGGGATCGGAAACCGAGAGGCGGCAGTTCGCGTACCCGAGGTGCCGTCCGACGAACGCGACGCGGCGACGCGCATCGAGTTCCGCCCCGCGGATAACACGGCGAACCCGTACCTGTCGGTGCTGGGCCTGCTGGCCGCGGGTCGAGACGGGATCAGGAACGAAACCGAACCGGGCGAGGCGCTGGACGCGGACCCGGGGAACTGCGACGACGAACGGCTTGCGGAGCGGGGAATCCGGCGGTTACCGACGACGCTCGGGGAGGCGCTCGACGCGCTCGCCGACGACGACGTGCTCGAGGCGGCGATGGGAACCCGGCTCTTCGAGTCGTACCTGGCCGTCAAACGGAGCGAGTGGGAGGCGTTCACGGCCAGCGCGGCGACGTGGGAGCGCCAGACGCTCCGACAGACGTTCTGA
- a CDS encoding MATE family efflux transporter translates to MGIRNAFVDLFDAQDDLDLTSGSIVRPLGMLALPVVLTNAIQTIYTLVDTFWLGQYGNPSLAAITISYPLAYLLLAVSYGLPVAGSIHVAQETGGENHRRAAHAAAQTVTYGLAAGVVVGSIGFVLVDDILALYDITPTVHRLATQYLQLLSLGLPATIGFIAFVSLLRGSGDTVTPVPIMLGSLALNATLDPILIFGWGIVPELGIRGAAIATVTARTLATVVGFALLFGSGRGLGIEAHQFRPDGSWARRLVRTGVPTSVEQTGRGIAINLLLVMVGTFSTAAVAGYGIGIRVVSTVGFATVGISKAVETMTGQNVGAKKFDRAMRVNYRAAAIVFASLSALAAATWVGAEPLVRLFTDHQPTVEHGVTFLRWVVPTFGCMGVARTFVGGFRGVGKTTVAAVIVLTTRGIIRLPTAWFGARAIGPAGIWIAIAASNVIGAMLAFAWFRAGRWRESALEPVDTSDDETASVASDD, encoded by the coding sequence ATGGGCATTCGAAACGCGTTCGTGGACCTGTTCGACGCGCAGGACGACCTCGACCTGACCTCGGGGTCTATCGTGCGACCGCTCGGCATGCTCGCGCTCCCGGTCGTCCTCACGAACGCCATCCAGACGATCTACACCCTCGTCGATACGTTCTGGCTCGGCCAGTACGGCAACCCCTCGCTTGCGGCTATCACCATCTCGTATCCGCTCGCATACCTCCTGCTGGCCGTGAGCTACGGGCTCCCCGTCGCCGGGAGCATTCACGTCGCGCAGGAAACCGGCGGTGAGAACCACCGTCGAGCGGCCCACGCGGCGGCACAGACGGTAACGTACGGGCTGGCCGCGGGAGTCGTCGTCGGGAGTATCGGGTTCGTCCTCGTTGACGACATCCTCGCGCTGTACGACATCACGCCGACCGTCCACCGACTCGCCACGCAGTACCTCCAACTGCTGTCGCTCGGTCTCCCCGCGACCATCGGATTCATCGCGTTCGTCTCGCTGCTGCGCGGATCGGGGGACACGGTGACGCCGGTGCCGATTATGCTGGGGTCGCTCGCGCTCAACGCCACGCTCGACCCCATCCTCATCTTCGGGTGGGGAATCGTGCCGGAGCTGGGGATCCGCGGTGCCGCGATCGCGACGGTGACCGCCCGGACGCTCGCGACCGTCGTCGGATTCGCGCTCCTGTTCGGCTCCGGGCGGGGGCTCGGAATCGAAGCCCACCAGTTCCGACCGGACGGCTCGTGGGCGCGACGGCTCGTCCGGACCGGCGTTCCGACCTCCGTCGAACAGACGGGACGGGGGATCGCCATCAACCTGCTCCTCGTCATGGTTGGCACCTTCTCGACGGCGGCGGTCGCCGGATACGGGATCGGCATCCGCGTCGTCTCGACGGTCGGCTTCGCGACGGTCGGCATCTCGAAGGCCGTCGAGACGATGACCGGACAGAACGTCGGAGCGAAGAAATTCGATCGCGCGATGCGCGTCAACTATCGCGCCGCGGCCATCGTGTTCGCGAGCCTCTCGGCACTCGCCGCGGCCACGTGGGTCGGCGCGGAACCGCTCGTACGCCTGTTCACGGACCACCAGCCGACCGTCGAACACGGCGTCACGTTCTTACGCTGGGTCGTCCCGACGTTCGGTTGCATGGGCGTCGCTCGGACGTTCGTCGGCGGGTTCCGCGGCGTCGGCAAAACGACCGTGGCGGCCGTCATCGTGTTGACGACGCGCGGGATCATCCGGCTACCGACGGCGTGGTTCGGTGCCCGAGCGATCGGACCGGCGGGGATCTGGATTGCCATCGCCGCTTCGAACGTCATCGGAGCGATGCTGGCGTTCGCGTGGTTCCGGGCCGGTCGGTGGCGAGAGAGCGCCCTCGAACCCGTCGACACGTCGGACGACGAGACGGCATCGGTCGCGAGCGACGACTGA
- a CDS encoding shikimate kinase, with protein sequence MDGRAVAPAAGTVVNALATGRGAAFAIDLETTATVELTDDGTTSGAVEGSPEADTRLIELAAGRTIERFGSRAGVDVQTTGADVRTESAVPMAAGLKSSSAAANATVLATLDALELASSVDTTEACRVGVEAARAAGVTVTGAFDDASASMLGGLTVTDNEADELLARVTVDWDVLVYTPPERAYSADADVAACQRVAPMADLSIELALDGRYGEAMSVNGLAFCGALGFSPDPIVDALPDVAGASLSGTGPSYVAVGADDTALDRVQRAWEERPGTVRRTTTRTEGATTA encoded by the coding sequence ATGGATGGCCGCGCCGTCGCTCCCGCCGCCGGGACGGTCGTCAACGCGCTCGCGACCGGTCGAGGCGCGGCCTTCGCGATCGATCTCGAGACGACGGCGACCGTCGAGCTGACGGACGACGGAACGACGTCGGGCGCGGTCGAGGGATCGCCGGAGGCCGATACGCGACTGATCGAGCTCGCGGCCGGACGAACGATCGAGCGATTCGGGTCCCGGGCCGGCGTCGACGTCCAGACGACCGGCGCCGACGTCCGGACGGAGAGCGCGGTTCCGATGGCGGCCGGGCTGAAGAGTTCGAGCGCGGCGGCGAACGCGACCGTCCTCGCGACGCTCGACGCGCTGGAGCTCGCGTCGTCCGTCGATACGACCGAGGCCTGTCGCGTCGGCGTCGAGGCGGCCAGGGCCGCCGGGGTCACCGTCACCGGCGCGTTCGACGACGCCTCGGCGAGCATGCTCGGCGGCCTGACGGTCACGGACAACGAGGCGGACGAACTGCTCGCTCGCGTGACCGTCGACTGGGACGTGCTCGTCTACACGCCGCCGGAACGGGCGTACAGCGCCGATGCGGACGTCGCGGCCTGCCAGCGCGTCGCCCCGATGGCCGATCTGAGCATCGAGTTGGCCCTCGACGGTCGCTACGGCGAGGCGATGTCCGTCAACGGGCTCGCGTTCTGCGGCGCGCTCGGGTTCTCGCCCGACCCGATCGTCGACGCCCTCCCGGACGTGGCGGGCGCCTCGCTTTCCGGGACGGGCCCGAGTTACGTCGCCGTCGGAGCGGACGACACCGCGCTCGATCGGGTCCAGAGGGCCTGGGAGGAGCGCCCGGGGACGGTGCGACGCACGACCACGCGAACGGAGGGAGCAACCACTGCATGA
- a CDS encoding IucA/IucC family protein, protein MNGRETLTTALETERWTDVSTDLLAKLFEEFLYEDLLEPTETGTEGEWTRYRLDYGDVSYRFASTSRPFDSYRVDADSIERRDGEDWTAATDPVQFLLDARERLGVAPETASHLVREYNNTLVADAHIDARKETATESILDMEYAAIEGEMEGHPWFTVNKGRIGFGYDDYRSYAPERKAPQSLVWVGAHRERADFRSVDGLDHESLMDQQLGDAVASFEDTLRTEGHDPDDYYFLPVHQWQWDNTIAQLFATDIATDTIVPLGTGPNTYLPQQSIRTLTNVDDPEKPHVKVPIRVLNTIVYRGLPGEQALAAPRVTEYVTSIRDDDPYLRDDCDLVLPGEIASLTVDHPEFSQIDDAPYQYHELLGAVWRESVEALVDDDEQVLTLSALMHRDTDGTPIVSKLADRAGRSIDQWLADCFDVLLPPLLHYLYRYGMVFMPHGTNTMLVLRDGQPTRLAIKDYVDEIAVSEVWLPELGRLPDGLYEHEDIIHQRSPERLCQHIVATLFICVLRYVADLLHREEGYDEERLWRRVRASIERYHSQFPELEERFELFDLFQPEFDKVCLNRNRLVEYGYDVDHEPPEVNTHGTVSNALADLEPAARTDQ, encoded by the coding sequence ATGAACGGACGAGAGACGCTGACGACAGCACTCGAGACGGAACGATGGACCGACGTGAGCACCGACCTCCTCGCAAAGCTGTTCGAGGAGTTCCTCTACGAGGACCTGCTCGAGCCCACCGAGACGGGGACGGAGGGCGAGTGGACCCGGTATCGCCTCGACTACGGCGACGTATCCTACCGATTTGCATCCACGTCCCGGCCGTTCGACAGCTACCGAGTCGATGCCGACAGCATCGAACGCCGGGACGGCGAGGACTGGACCGCCGCGACCGACCCCGTCCAGTTCCTTCTCGACGCCAGAGAGCGCCTCGGCGTCGCTCCCGAGACGGCGAGCCATCTCGTCCGGGAGTACAACAACACGCTGGTCGCCGACGCCCACATCGACGCGCGCAAGGAGACCGCCACGGAGAGCATTCTCGACATGGAGTACGCGGCCATCGAGGGCGAGATGGAGGGCCACCCGTGGTTCACCGTCAACAAGGGTCGCATCGGCTTCGGGTACGACGACTACCGGTCGTACGCTCCGGAACGCAAAGCGCCGCAGTCGCTCGTCTGGGTCGGCGCACACCGCGAGCGAGCCGACTTCCGAAGCGTCGACGGACTCGACCACGAGTCGTTGATGGACCAGCAGTTGGGTGACGCCGTGGCGTCGTTCGAGGATACACTTCGGACCGAGGGCCACGACCCCGACGACTACTACTTTCTGCCGGTCCACCAGTGGCAGTGGGACAACACCATTGCGCAACTGTTCGCCACGGACATCGCCACCGATACCATCGTCCCGCTCGGTACCGGACCGAACACCTATCTCCCACAGCAGTCGATTCGGACGCTCACGAACGTCGACGATCCCGAGAAACCGCACGTCAAGGTCCCGATCCGGGTGCTAAACACCATCGTCTACCGCGGACTCCCGGGCGAGCAGGCGCTCGCCGCGCCGCGGGTCACGGAGTACGTCACGTCAATCCGCGACGACGACCCCTACCTCCGGGACGACTGCGACCTCGTGTTGCCGGGCGAGATCGCGAGTCTCACCGTCGACCACCCCGAATTCTCCCAGATCGACGACGCGCCCTACCAGTACCACGAACTGCTCGGGGCGGTGTGGCGCGAGAGCGTCGAGGCCCTCGTGGACGACGACGAGCAGGTGCTGACCCTCTCGGCGCTCATGCACCGGGACACCGACGGGACGCCCATCGTCTCGAAGCTCGCCGACCGAGCCGGTCGCTCCATCGACCAGTGGCTGGCCGACTGCTTCGACGTACTACTCCCGCCGCTGCTCCACTACCTCTATCGCTACGGGATGGTGTTCATGCCCCACGGAACGAACACGATGCTCGTCCTGCGGGACGGCCAGCCGACCCGGCTCGCGATCAAGGACTACGTGGACGAGATCGCCGTCAGCGAGGTATGGCTCCCGGAACTCGGCCGACTCCCGGACGGCCTGTACGAACACGAGGACATCATCCACCAACGGTCACCGGAGCGACTGTGCCAGCACATCGTCGCCACGCTGTTCATCTGCGTCCTCCGGTACGTCGCCGACCTGTTACACCGCGAGGAGGGGTACGACGAGGAACGCCTCTGGCGGCGGGTCCGGGCCAGCATCGAACGGTACCACTCGCAGTTCCCGGAACTCGAGGAACGGTTCGAGCTGTTCGACCTGTTCCAGCCGGAGTTCGACAAGGTCTGTCTGAACCGAAACCGGCTGGTCGAGTACGGCTACGACGTCGACCACGAACCGCCCGAGGTCAACACCCACGGCACGGTCTCGAACGCGCTGGCGGACCTCGAGCCCGCGGCGCGCACGGACCAGTAA
- the glnA2 gene encoding gamma-glutamylputrescine synthetase: MSDIQTVESRCEEADVDLVRLLYVTQSGVIQASTVDATDVGAAIENGVTTSEVLQAYDAFAQRNGRSSFDAVGEVYLRPEPDTFRPLPYAERTGAMLCTMETPDGNPWHVDARTRLRSFVGDLEAAGRSPEVAFESEFHLFDPDDGSRGDEPGAYRTESIRGTHETILDVVDALDAQDIPVSKYHPEYSAGKHEIVSGHRSGVRAADEHVLLRETVKSVARERGRQATLLPKPFDDGTNGCHINVSLWNGENEFYDRERGGPSRTARQFVAGVLDHAPALSALVAPTVNSYSRLRPSHGAAAYVCWGHENREALIRIPAPEKNREAASTRIEFRGGDNTANPYLALLGLLAAGLDGIERELEPADPVQVDPCDLTDEQRADRGIERLPRSLGEALDALEADDRMREALGVDLFEAYVEVKRTHWRSFVETAGESWRREHLRNLF; this comes from the coding sequence ATGAGCGACATCCAAACGGTCGAGTCCCGATGCGAAGAGGCGGACGTCGACCTCGTGAGACTGTTGTACGTCACCCAGAGCGGCGTGATTCAGGCGAGTACCGTCGACGCCACCGACGTCGGCGCGGCCATCGAGAACGGCGTCACGACCTCGGAAGTGCTGCAGGCGTACGACGCGTTCGCCCAGCGGAACGGACGGAGCAGTTTCGACGCGGTCGGAGAAGTGTACCTCCGTCCGGAACCCGACACCTTCCGACCGCTGCCGTACGCCGAGCGAACCGGCGCGATGCTCTGCACCATGGAGACCCCCGACGGTAACCCGTGGCACGTCGACGCCAGAACGCGACTCCGGTCGTTCGTCGGTGATCTCGAAGCGGCGGGACGGTCGCCCGAAGTGGCGTTCGAGAGCGAGTTCCACCTCTTCGACCCGGACGACGGGAGTCGCGGGGACGAACCGGGAGCGTACCGCACGGAGTCGATACGCGGCACCCACGAGACGATCCTCGACGTCGTCGACGCCCTCGACGCCCAGGACATCCCCGTCTCGAAGTACCACCCCGAGTACTCGGCCGGAAAGCACGAAATCGTCTCGGGGCATCGGTCGGGCGTTCGAGCGGCCGACGAGCACGTCCTCCTGCGCGAGACGGTCAAGAGCGTCGCCCGCGAGCGCGGACGGCAGGCCACGTTGTTGCCCAAACCGTTCGACGACGGGACGAACGGCTGTCACATCAACGTCTCGCTCTGGAACGGCGAAAACGAATTCTACGACCGCGAGCGCGGCGGCCCGAGTCGAACCGCTCGACAGTTCGTCGCCGGCGTCCTCGACCACGCGCCGGCGCTCTCCGCGCTCGTGGCCCCGACGGTGAACTCCTACAGTAGACTGCGGCCGAGTCACGGTGCCGCGGCGTACGTCTGCTGGGGCCACGAGAACCGCGAGGCCCTGATTCGGATACCCGCTCCCGAGAAGAACCGCGAAGCGGCCTCGACCCGCATCGAGTTCCGCGGCGGGGACAACACCGCAAATCCGTATCTCGCGCTCCTCGGGCTCCTCGCCGCCGGACTGGACGGCATCGAGCGCGAACTCGAACCGGCCGACCCCGTCCAGGTGGACCCGTGCGACCTCACCGACGAACAGCGCGCGGACCGCGGGATCGAGCGGTTGCCCCGGTCGCTCGGAGAGGCGCTCGACGCGCTGGAGGCCGACGACAGGATGCGGGAGGCACTCGGTGTCGACCTCTTCGAGGCGTACGTCGAAGTCAAGAGGACACACTGGCGGTCGTTCGTCGAGACCGCCGGGGAGTCCTGGCGGCGCGAACACCTCCGAAACCTGTTCTGA
- a CDS encoding RraA family protein: MVIETFDRPSEETLSELERVDPNELGHHRHFGHAAPELAFMETARSASVVGSALTVRIPPVDGTMVHKATELAEPTDVIVIEMDGHETNAPWGEITTHAAVANGARGVVIGGAVTDTAAIREIDFPVYAREKTTRTVQRLEDSLGGDINVPVQVGGAVVRPGDVAIGNGDGVAFVPRDEVEHVLEHYTGHSEAERDVIDRLYEGESLADISGANDRIAALRDE, from the coding sequence ATGGTGATCGAGACATTCGACCGGCCCAGCGAGGAGACGCTGTCCGAACTCGAACGAGTGGACCCGAACGAGCTCGGCCATCACAGGCACTTCGGGCACGCGGCACCCGAACTCGCGTTCATGGAGACGGCGCGCTCGGCGAGCGTGGTCGGCTCGGCGCTGACCGTCCGAATCCCGCCCGTGGACGGTACGATGGTCCACAAGGCGACGGAACTCGCCGAACCGACGGACGTCATCGTCATCGAGATGGACGGCCACGAGACGAACGCGCCGTGGGGCGAGATCACCACCCACGCTGCGGTCGCGAACGGCGCTCGCGGCGTGGTCATCGGCGGGGCAGTGACGGACACCGCGGCGATCCGAGAAATCGACTTCCCGGTCTACGCCCGCGAGAAGACGACGAGAACGGTCCAGCGCCTCGAGGATAGTCTGGGCGGCGACATCAACGTTCCCGTGCAGGTCGGCGGTGCCGTCGTTCGACCGGGAGACGTCGCGATCGGGAACGGGGACGGCGTCGCGTTCGTTCCCCGAGACGAAGTCGAACACGTTCTCGAGCACTACACGGGCCACTCCGAAGCGGAACGGGACGTCATCGACCGCCTCTACGAGGGAGAATCGCTCGCGGACATCTCCGGGGCGAACGACCGCATCGCAGCCCTTCGCGACGAGTAA
- a CDS encoding polysaccharide deacetylase family protein, with protein sequence MSESDSEATPLSTIASPWGDHRSAATFTFDLDAEQLWRAAGKRQEGFERFAFRGSYGPEVGVPRILEVFEKHDCRCTFFVPGKVAEEWPETIRAIHDRGHEIAHHTYSHVHPRYLSAEREETEFTRAVEVIEDLTGEKPLGYRGGQSDQTLELATDSGMIYDSSMMDTDVPYARDDVDLVELPNHFLLDDFVYWGFNMRPAFEFQSGLSPVGPVFDTWKAEFDGLHRRGRLFVLTLHPQIVGRASRIDALDRLLNHVTGTDGAWVATCAELARHWQRRAG encoded by the coding sequence ATGTCCGAGAGCGACTCCGAAGCCACACCGCTATCGACCATCGCCAGTCCGTGGGGCGACCACCGGTCGGCGGCGACGTTCACGTTCGACCTCGACGCCGAACAGCTCTGGCGCGCCGCCGGCAAGCGCCAGGAGGGATTCGAGCGGTTCGCGTTCCGAGGTTCCTACGGTCCCGAAGTCGGCGTCCCCCGCATTCTAGAGGTGTTCGAGAAACACGACTGTCGCTGCACGTTTTTCGTCCCCGGAAAGGTCGCCGAGGAGTGGCCCGAGACGATACGGGCGATTCACGACCGCGGTCACGAAATCGCCCACCACACTTACTCCCACGTCCATCCGCGGTACCTGTCGGCAGAGCGCGAGGAGACGGAGTTTACCCGTGCCGTCGAGGTCATCGAGGACCTCACCGGCGAGAAGCCGCTGGGCTATCGCGGCGGGCAGTCGGATCAGACGCTGGAGCTGGCGACCGACAGCGGCATGATCTACGACTCCTCGATGATGGACACCGACGTTCCGTACGCGCGAGACGACGTCGACCTCGTGGAACTCCCGAATCACTTCCTGCTCGACGACTTCGTCTACTGGGGGTTTAACATGCGACCGGCCTTCGAATTCCAGTCTGGACTCTCACCGGTCGGCCCAGTCTTCGACACGTGGAAGGCCGAGTTCGACGGTCTGCACCGTCGCGGTCGGCTGTTCGTGCTGACGTTACACCCGCAGATCGTCGGTCGGGCCAGTCGCATCGACGCGCTCGACAGACTGCTCAACCACGTCACCGGCACGGACGGCGCGTGGGTCGCTACCTGTGCCGAACTGGCGCGTCACTGGCAACGGCGAGCGGGCTGA